Below is a genomic region from Brassica rapa cultivar Chiifu-401-42 chromosome A08, CAAS_Brap_v3.01, whole genome shotgun sequence.
GATATTTGTGGGAGGGTTAGCATCATCAGTGACGGAGGCAGAGTTCAAGAAGTACTTTGCTCAGTTTGGGACTATCATTGATCTTGTGGTGATGTATGACCACAAAACTCAGCGCCCCAGAGGCTTTGGCTTCGTTACATACGACTCCGAAGAGGCTGTAGACAAAGTTTTGCAGAGGAAGTTCCATGAGCTCGATGGTAAGATGGTTGAGGTCAAAGTGGCCGTCCCCAAGGAAACATCTCCCATCCCAAACATGAACATTAGCAGCTTAAATAACTTTGGAAGTAGCAGGATGAGTTTGTTGCTCAACGATTACACACAAGGGTTCAACCTGAGTCCAACCTCAGCAAAACCTGAAGTTAGGTACAGTCCAGCGTTGAGTAACCAACGTAGCTTCTCTCCGTTTGGCCACGGATTTGAGATTGATCTGGATTTTATTGAGAGAAACCATAATCAGAGTAATGTTAGTAGAAGGCTGTTTAGCCCTGGATATAATGCAAGTCTTAGCAGGTATGGTGGCCAATGGAATGGTTCTGTTAACCGAAATCAACTATGGGGGAATAATGGTGGTTTGAGTTACATGTCAAACGCTGAGTTAAGTGGAGGGTTCAATGGGAACTATGGTGTAGGAAGCATAGGAGAGAAGTGGGGAACAGTTGGTGAAGGGCGTATTAATTATGGTATAAGCAATGGAATGGGTTTAGGATctagaggaggaggaggagctcaTATGAGCAGCTCGGGTTGGGGAATGTCCAGTGAAGGAGGAGGGATGCGCGGTTGTGGATACATGAACAACACAGAGGTAACAACTAAGATAGACTTTTGCTCTTGGTGATTGAGCCAACGTGATGGATTGATTACTAATGAATGGTACTTTTGCAGGAATTGCTGCTAGCTTAGAGACATGACATATCTACACTTTAGGGAGATGAGATGATTTTGGAGTGAGTTTTAGAGAGCAACTTATTAGAGTCccataaattttcaaattttgagttgctttgcttcttttttgttttaatttggaatttactttttttttttatctttgttttgtttgctGTAAAATGACAAATACAAATGGAGGAAAACAAGAAATAGAGAGAGTTTCATGTCACTTTTTGGACATCTAAAgcattttgttattttcaaagAATTAGAGTAAATGTGGAATGAGTGAAGCTGGTGTTTGGTAGACATGTAGAGCCCAAAGTTCAGCATAAGTCCTGCTACTATTGTCGTTCTTTTAACTGAATGAGAGGAAAATGGAAGATATAAAAGAATGACAGAAGTTGTTGAATGGTGATAATGAAATGGAAGAGTAATAATTAATGAGGAATTGGTTAGGAGTTGTAATGTGAGTAGAACACGTAACTGGACCATTATGTATGTGTAAGAGTATTCTACACATACATATAAAGAGTTTCGATTCACAATATCTTCAAAGACCAAGTAATTAGGAACAAGATGAGCATTTAAGATTAAGAGAATAGGGAACTGTAGAGTTGCCTTGGCAGGAGGGGAAAGCATTATGGTGAGTCTACAAACTCAGTGGTCCCTCCCTCATGAGTCAAGACCCATCCACGTAAATAAGAACCCAACGCCACACTCTGGTGTGTCCTCGTTTCTTAAATGCCCTCTTTCTCTATAAACACACAACCAAGACATGATGGTTTTTGGAGAACTTGTCTTGAGTTCCAACTTCCAATGCGGCTGCTATCATCTGAACCTCAACTTAACTCTACATGTAAGTCCCAAAGCTGCAGCTGGAAGCCTTACTCTCATCCCAATGACTTTACTGCCAACGCCTTTATTCTTCTCATCATCATTTTCTCATCTCTCATCTGTGTCCTCTCTCTCAAGGCTGCACTACGTTGTTGCCTCCGTCCAGTCCTCCAACATGATCCTAAACCC
It encodes:
- the LOC103834000 gene encoding heterogeneous nuclear ribonucleoprotein 1 isoform X1, whose translation is MPCVSESSFDRMELESSCKLFIGGISWETTEDSLLQYFQTFGEVLEALVIKDRLTGRARGFGFIVFKDSSVAQRVLLQKHMIDGKSVEAKKAVPRDDHISVNKSNSSLQGSPGPAHSKKIFVGGLASSVTEAEFKKYFAQFGTIIDLVVMYDHKTQRPRGFGFVTYDSEEAVDKVLQRKFHELDGKMVEVKVAVPKETSPIPNMNISSLNNFGSSRMSLLLNDYTQGFNLSPTSAKPEVRYSPALSNQRSFSPFGHGFEIDLDFIERNHNQSNVSRRLFSPGYNASLSRYGGQWNGSVNRNQLWGNNGGLSYMSNAELSGGFNGNYGVGSIGEKWGTVGEGRINYGISNGMGLGSRGGGGAHMSSSGWGMSSEGGGMRGCGYMNNTEELLLA
- the LOC103834000 gene encoding heterogeneous nuclear ribonucleoprotein 1 isoform X2, producing MELESSCKLFIGGISWETTEDSLLQYFQTFGEVLEALVIKDRLTGRARGFGFIVFKDSSVAQRVLLQKHMIDGKSVEAKKAVPRDDHISVNKSNSSLQGSPGPAHSKKIFVGGLASSVTEAEFKKYFAQFGTIIDLVVMYDHKTQRPRGFGFVTYDSEEAVDKVLQRKFHELDGKMVEVKVAVPKETSPIPNMNISSLNNFGSSRMSLLLNDYTQGFNLSPTSAKPEVRYSPALSNQRSFSPFGHGFEIDLDFIERNHNQSNVSRRLFSPGYNASLSRYGGQWNGSVNRNQLWGNNGGLSYMSNAELSGGFNGNYGVGSIGEKWGTVGEGRINYGISNGMGLGSRGGGGAHMSSSGWGMSSEGGGMRGCGYMNNTEELLLA
- the LOC103834003 gene encoding RING-H2 finger protein ATL79 — encoded protein: MPSFSINTQPRHDGFWRTCLEFQLPMRLLSSEPQLNSTCKSQSCSWKPYSHPNDFTANAFILLIIIFSSLICVLSLKAALRCCLRPVLQHDPKPNPDPEASHSEPFPVLVYSPELNLAGTEAECIICLSEFKDGDTLRVLDRCKHGFHVHCIQQWFSSNRSCPTCRTDIFSPTGTP